GGCACGAACTCGGCCACCGCGCTATCGATGAACCAGGTCGCGGCCGAGAAGAAGAAGGTGTACATCAACATCGGCGCGGGCGCCGACACGCTGACCAACGAGCAGTGCACGCCGTACACGGTCCACTATGCGTACGACACGATGGCGCTCGCGAAGGGCACCGGTTCGGCGGTGGTGAAGCAGGGCGGCAAGTCGTGGTTCTTCCTGACGGCCGACTACGCGTTCGGCAAGGCGCTCGAGAAGAACACGTCGGACGTCGTGAAGGCGAACGGCGGCCAGGTGCTCGGCGCGGTGCGCCACCCGCTGTCGGCATCGGATTTCTCGTCGTTCCTGCTGCAGGCGCAATCGTCGAAGGCGCAGATCCTCGGCCTCGCGAACGCGGGCGGCGACACGATCAACTCGATCAAGGCCGCGAAGGAGTTCGGCATCACGAAGACGATGAAGCTCGCCGCGCTGCTGATGTTCATCGACGACGTACACAGCCTCGGGCTCGAGACGACGCAGGGCCTGGTGCTGACCGACAGCTGGTACTGGAACCGCGATGCGGCGTCGCGCCAGTGGGCGCAGCGCTACTTCGGAAAGATGAAGAAGATGCCGTCGAGCCTGCAGGCGGCCGACTACTCGTCGGTGACGACCTACCTGAAGGCGGTCCAGGCCGCCGGCACGACCGACTCCGACAAGGTGATGGCCGAGCTGAAGAAGATCAAGATCAACGACTTCTACGCGAAGGGCTACATCCGCACGGACGGCAGCATGATCCACGACATGTACCTGATGGAAGTGAAGAAGCCGTCGGAATCGAAGGAGCCGTGGGACTACTACAAGGTGCTCGCGACGATTCCGGGCGAGCAGGCGTTCGGGACCAAGCAGGAAACGCGCTGCGCGTTGTGGAAGTAGGCAGGGCGTAGCGGCGCGCGCGGGCGCGCCGCTCGGTGGCGGCTGCGGCGATGTGCCCGCTGCGCCGCCCGCGCGTGCGACGCTTGAAAGTTGCGCACGCAACGACACTCATTCTGACGGCTAAGTCGATGGAAATCTTTGGCATTCCGTTGCCGGCGATGCTGAGCCAGTTGCTGCTCGGGCTCGTCAACGGCTCGTTCTACGCGATCCTGAGCCTCGGGCTCGCGGTGATCTTCGGGCTGCTCAACGTGATCAACTTCGCGCACGGCGCGCTGTTCATGCTGGGCGCGATGCTCGCGTGGATGGGCCTGTCGTACTTCGGGCTGCCGTACTGGGCGATGCTCGTGATCGCGCCGCTGGTGGTCGGCGCATTCGGGATCCTGATCGAGCGCTCGATGCTGCGCTGGCTGTACAAGCTCGATCACCTGTACGGGCTGCTGCTCACGTTCGGGCTCACGCTGGTCGTCGAAGGTGTGTTCCGGTCGATCTACGGCTCGTCGGGCCAGCCGTACGACGTGCCGTCGCAGCTGTCCGGCGCCACCAACCTCGGCTTCATGTTCCTGCCGAACTACCGCGCGTGGGTCGTCGTCGCGTCGCTCGCGGTGTGTCTCGCGACGTGGTTCGTGATCGAGAAGACGCGCCTCGGCGCGTACCTGCGTGCGGGCACCGAGAACCCGAAGCTCGTCGAGGCGTTCGGCGTGAACGTGCCGATGATGATCACGCTCACCTACGGCTTCGGCGTCGCGCTCGCCGCGTTCGCTGGCGTGCTGGCCGCGCCGGTGATCCAGGTCTCGCCGCTGATGGGCCAGCCGATGATCATCACCGTGTTCGCGGTGGTCGTGATCGGCGGGATGGGCTCGATCCTCGGCTCGATCGTCACGGGCCTGCTGCTCGGCGTGATCGAGGGTTTCACGCGCGTGTTCTACCCCGAAGCGTCGGCCACCGTCGTGTTCGTGATCATGGCGATCGTGCTGCTGTTCCGCCCGGCAGGCCTCTTCGGCAAGGAAAAATGATGCAGAGAAAAGTGCTCTACGGCGTGCTGCTCGCCGCACTGCTCGCCGCGCCGTTCATCGGCGCATACCCGGTGTTCGTGATGAAGGTGCTCACGTTCGCGCTGTTCGCGGCCGCGTTCAACCTGCTGATCGGCTATACGGGGCTGCTGTCGTTCGGCCATGCGATGTTCCTCGCGACCGCCGGCTATGCGACCGGTTATTCGATGCAGACGCTCGGTTTCACGCCCGAGCTCGGCGTGCTGGTCGGTACCGTTGCCGCGACGCTGCTCGGGCTCGTCGTCGGGCTGTTCGCGATCCGGAGGCAGGGCATCTACTTCGCGATGATCACGCTCGCGTTCGCGCAGATGGTCTACTTCATCTACCTGCAGGCGCCGTTCACGCATGGCGAGGACGGGCTGCAGGGCGTGCCGCGCGGCCACCTGTTCGGGCTGCTCGACCTGTCGAACGACGTCGCGCTGTACTACGTCGTGCTCGCGGTGGTGGTCGCCGCGTGCGCGTTCATCGTGCGGGTCGTGCATTCGCCGTTCGGCCAGGTGCTCGTCGCGATCAAGGAGAACGAAGCGCGCGCGATCTCGCTCGGTTACGACACCGACCGCTTCAAGCTGCTCGCATTCATCCTGTCGGCGGGCATCGCGGGGCTGGCCGGCTCGCTGAAGGTGCTGGTGCTCGGTTTCGAGACGCTGTCGGACGCGTACTGGACGATGTCGGGCCTCGTCGTGCTGATGACGCTCGTCGGCGGGATGGGCACGCTGTTCGGGCCGCTGCTGGGCGCGGCACTGATCGTCGCACTGGAAGACCGGCTCGGCGACATCGGCGAATGGCTCGCATCGACGACGGGCGTCGCGTGGTTCCATTCGCTCGGCGAATCGGCGACGATCGTCACGGGGCTGATCTTCATCGCGTGCGTGCTGGCGTTCCGGCGCGGCATCGTCGGCGAGATGGTCGCGCGGATCAAGCCGCTCAGGGCGTCCTGAATGCGTGCTGCGCGCGTCACCGGGCGTTGATGCGAAGCACCATCCTGCATGCTCCGGAAGGGCGCAGGAGCGGGCTCGGGCCGGTGCCGTGAGGCAGACTAGTGCCCCATTTCCGTGCGGCGATGCACCATAGGGGTAAATGCTAAGTTGCCGTGGTGCTTAAGCCTCTTTAAGATTCACTCTAGTTCTGATGCACCGCGAAACGAATTTGCAGGTGGAGAACGAGGAGACAATCGAGGCACAAAGTGCCCGGACCCCAAAGCGCTGTTGGACGGAATCCAACAGCGCTTTTTCATTTGCGTGCACGGATTTCCCTCGATGGTGCACCGGCCTGCGCGATCATCCTGTCGTGCGCCTGCATTCGCACCGCCTCTCTTCCGCGCTTCGCGCCGTCCCTTCGTTTTTTCCTGTTCCGGTTGTTCGTTCGCGGACAGCGCGCTGTTGCGCGCATGCCGTCCGGGCTTACCCGGTTGGCGTGCGCGAAACGCGTCCGTTACACTCAGCTTTCGCCGACCGCGCGGTCGGGAAAACGGTCGGCAGTTCTCCTACAAGCAGAATGCAGAAGAGGGAGTACGGTTGGATGAGCAGCGCAGGACGATGGTTCGGGGCAGGAGAGGCGGCGGGTGCCGTTCGTTCGCCGTGGGGAAGGGGGCAGCTCGTCGCGGCTTTCCCGAGCTGTTCCACGGCCTGTATGCCCGTTCCGGCGCCATCGCAGGTCGTTGCGTTCGCATCCATACCCGCTGCCTCATGAGCCGCCGGCTTTCCGACGTTTCACCGCTTGTCCATCCGGTCGCATCAGGCCGGATCGGTGTGCGTTCCCGCTATCGTTGCGCTCGCATCGATCTCCCGCACGATCCTGCATTTCTTCGCCTTCTTCATCGCGACGACATTGCCATTGCGCATCGTGACGGTCGAACGACCGTTGCGGCCGGCATGCGGCGCATGGGTGCGGCATTTCACGGGAAAACGAGCATGGGCGTGGCCGGGCGGGATAATTAAGATATTAACTTGTTTGGGGACCGGGAGCCGCCGAGCGACCCGTGGTTTTTTCGAGCAGCGTTTGGAGACAACGTAAATGAAGATGAATCGATGGATGGAGGCGCTGCTTGCCGCGGGCCTCGTGTGCGCGGCGGCAACGGCGTCGGCGCAGGTGAAGATCGGCGTGACGCTGTCGGCCACCGGGCCGGCCGCATCGCTCGGGA
This region of Burkholderia contaminans genomic DNA includes:
- a CDS encoding ABC transporter substrate-binding protein codes for the protein MKMKTLAQACLALASAAFTAGAAHAADTVKIGFITDMSGLYADIDGQGGLEAIRMAVADFGGKVLGKPIEVVYADHQNKADIAASKAREWMDRGGLDLLVGGTNSATALSMNQVAAEKKKVYINIGAGADTLTNEQCTPYTVHYAYDTMALAKGTGSAVVKQGGKSWFFLTADYAFGKALEKNTSDVVKANGGQVLGAVRHPLSASDFSSFLLQAQSSKAQILGLANAGGDTINSIKAAKEFGITKTMKLAALLMFIDDVHSLGLETTQGLVLTDSWYWNRDAASRQWAQRYFGKMKKMPSSLQAADYSSVTTYLKAVQAAGTTDSDKVMAELKKIKINDFYAKGYIRTDGSMIHDMYLMEVKKPSESKEPWDYYKVLATIPGEQAFGTKQETRCALWK
- a CDS encoding branched-chain amino acid ABC transporter permease gives rise to the protein MEIFGIPLPAMLSQLLLGLVNGSFYAILSLGLAVIFGLLNVINFAHGALFMLGAMLAWMGLSYFGLPYWAMLVIAPLVVGAFGILIERSMLRWLYKLDHLYGLLLTFGLTLVVEGVFRSIYGSSGQPYDVPSQLSGATNLGFMFLPNYRAWVVVASLAVCLATWFVIEKTRLGAYLRAGTENPKLVEAFGVNVPMMITLTYGFGVALAAFAGVLAAPVIQVSPLMGQPMIITVFAVVVIGGMGSILGSIVTGLLLGVIEGFTRVFYPEASATVVFVIMAIVLLFRPAGLFGKEK
- a CDS encoding branched-chain amino acid ABC transporter permease, with protein sequence MQRKVLYGVLLAALLAAPFIGAYPVFVMKVLTFALFAAAFNLLIGYTGLLSFGHAMFLATAGYATGYSMQTLGFTPELGVLVGTVAATLLGLVVGLFAIRRQGIYFAMITLAFAQMVYFIYLQAPFTHGEDGLQGVPRGHLFGLLDLSNDVALYYVVLAVVVAACAFIVRVVHSPFGQVLVAIKENEARAISLGYDTDRFKLLAFILSAGIAGLAGSLKVLVLGFETLSDAYWTMSGLVVLMTLVGGMGTLFGPLLGAALIVALEDRLGDIGEWLASTTGVAWFHSLGESATIVTGLIFIACVLAFRRGIVGEMVARIKPLRAS